The proteins below come from a single Vibrio natriegens NBRC 15636 = ATCC 14048 = DSM 759 genomic window:
- the pyrF gene encoding orotidine-5'-phosphate decarboxylase, which translates to MIDQKVIVALDYDNQADALAFVDRIDPASCRLKVGKEMFTLFGPDFVRELHKRGFSVFLDLKFHDIPNTCSKAVRAAAELGVWMVNVHASGGERMMTASREILEPYGKDRPLLIGVTVLTSMEQSDLAGIGLNVAPQEQVIRLATLTKNSGLDGVVCSAQEASMLKGELGKEFKLVTPGIRPAGSEQGDQRRIMTPVDAIQAGSDYLVIGRPITQASDPAAVLKSINDSLANM; encoded by the coding sequence ATGATCGACCAAAAAGTTATTGTCGCACTGGATTATGATAACCAAGCTGATGCGCTTGCGTTTGTAGATCGCATTGATCCTGCGTCATGCCGTTTAAAAGTCGGCAAAGAGATGTTTACACTATTTGGTCCTGATTTCGTACGTGAGCTACACAAACGTGGTTTCTCTGTATTTTTGGATTTAAAATTTCACGATATCCCAAATACTTGTTCGAAAGCCGTGCGTGCGGCCGCGGAACTGGGTGTTTGGATGGTGAATGTTCATGCAAGCGGCGGTGAACGTATGATGACAGCATCTCGTGAGATTCTGGAACCATATGGTAAAGATCGTCCGTTGCTGATTGGTGTAACGGTACTAACCAGCATGGAACAGAGTGATTTGGCAGGTATAGGTTTGAATGTTGCTCCTCAAGAGCAAGTGATCCGCCTTGCAACACTAACGAAAAACTCGGGTCTTGATGGCGTAGTATGTTCTGCGCAAGAAGCTTCAATGCTGAAAGGCGAGCTAGGCAAAGAGTTTAAGCTGGTGACACCTGGTATTCGTCCTGCTGGTTCTGAGCAAGGTGACCAGCGTCGTATCATGACACCAGTAGACGCGATTCAAGCTGGATCTGACTACTTAGTTATTGGCCGTCCTATTACTCAGGCGAGTGATCCTGCTGCGGTATTGAAGTCAATCAATGACAGCCTAGCGAACATGTAA
- a CDS encoding LapA family protein — translation MKIIKIVAIFALFLIALALGSQNQEVVTFNYLLAKGEFHLSTLLGVVFVVGFGLAWVIFASIQLKTQLQVRRLKKKLKKYEPANAETAAKPAIDKQA, via the coding sequence ATGAAAATTATAAAAATCGTTGCTATTTTCGCTCTCTTTTTAATTGCACTAGCATTAGGCTCACAAAACCAAGAGGTTGTGACCTTTAACTATCTTTTAGCAAAAGGAGAGTTCCATCTATCAACGCTATTAGGCGTGGTATTTGTGGTTGGTTTTGGCTTGGCTTGGGTTATCTTCGCTAGCATCCAACTAAAGACTCAACTTCAAGTTCGACGTCTTAAGAAGAAACTGAAAAAGTACGAGCCAGCTAACGCAGAAACTGCTGCTAAGCCTGCTATCGACAAACAGGCATAA
- the ihfB gene encoding integration host factor subunit beta, translating to MTKSELIERLCAEQTHLSAKEVEDAVKDILEHMASTLESGDRIEIRGFGSFSLHYREPRVGRNPKTGDKVELDGKFVPHFKPGKELRERVNIG from the coding sequence ATGACTAAGTCTGAACTGATTGAAAGACTCTGCGCTGAGCAAACGCATTTATCAGCGAAAGAGGTAGAGGATGCTGTAAAAGATATTCTAGAGCACATGGCCTCTACATTAGAGAGTGGTGACCGTATCGAGATCCGCGGCTTTGGTAGTTTTTCTCTTCATTACCGTGAGCCTCGCGTAGGTCGCAACCCTAAAACTGGTGATAAAGTGGAACTAGACGGTAAATTCGTCCCACACTTCAAACCAGGTAAAGAACTTCGTGAGCGCGTAAATATTGGCTAA
- a CDS encoding YciK family oxidoreductase, protein MDYSVSADALKDKVILVTGAGNGIGRQAALSYAKHGATVILLGRNVQNLESIYDEIEAAGYPQAAIIPLDLKGATKQNYIDMAETIEGQFGRLDGLLHNAGVLSTLCPFEQIKEDDFDDIMQINVKAEVLMTQALLPVMRKAEAGRIVFTSSTVGHSGRAFWGPYAISKFAVEGMMQTLADELSDTTMRVNAINPGATRTRMREKAYPGEDSNKLKTPQDLMPLYLHLMDPSVTDVNGQCIDAQPKRK, encoded by the coding sequence GTGGACTACTCCGTTTCAGCAGATGCCTTAAAAGATAAAGTCATTCTTGTTACTGGCGCAGGTAATGGCATTGGCCGTCAAGCCGCACTTTCATACGCAAAGCACGGTGCAACGGTGATTTTATTGGGCAGAAACGTTCAAAACCTTGAATCCATTTACGATGAAATCGAAGCAGCGGGTTACCCGCAAGCTGCCATTATCCCTCTTGATTTAAAAGGGGCGACAAAACAGAACTACATCGATATGGCAGAGACAATCGAAGGCCAGTTTGGCCGCCTTGATGGCCTGTTGCACAACGCAGGGGTTCTGAGCACACTTTGTCCATTTGAACAAATCAAAGAAGATGACTTCGATGACATCATGCAAATTAACGTGAAAGCCGAAGTTCTGATGACTCAGGCGCTGCTACCTGTGATGCGTAAAGCTGAAGCGGGTCGTATTGTCTTTACCTCTTCTACTGTTGGTCACTCTGGTCGTGCTTTCTGGGGTCCATACGCGATCTCTAAGTTCGCAGTAGAAGGCATGATGCAAACGCTGGCTGATGAGCTAAGTGATACAACAATGCGTGTTAATGCCATCAACCCAGGTGCCACACGTACTCGCATGCGTGAAAAAGCATACCCGGGTGAAGATTCTAACAAACTAAAAACACCACAAGATCTGATGCCACTGTACCTGCATCTGATGGATCCGAGTGTGACTGACGTGAATGGCCAGTGTATCGACGCGCAACCAAAGCGTAAGTGA
- the imuA gene encoding translesion DNA synthesis-associated protein ImuA, with the protein MQDIIQHLKSQHLVWQANLTKADSHQFLNSSAFPELDALLGGGFPPHGVIEMESVGSVGELRLLAPYLKSSLTKGVTAFIQPPALMNPLFLHSIGLDINQVWVITPEHQRDALWAAEQCLKSSVCSNVLLWQDELEIHQVKRLQVASEQGSCPLFMLKPIRANRLSLPVSLSLKVQGSEQGVSVEVLKRKGGWSKGQVEINYQHHYPQLVMPLKTHTPSTVVNFPMLNQG; encoded by the coding sequence ATGCAAGATATTATTCAGCACTTAAAAAGCCAACACCTTGTTTGGCAGGCAAATTTAACCAAAGCGGACTCACATCAGTTCCTCAACAGCTCTGCTTTTCCTGAGCTGGACGCTCTACTGGGCGGAGGTTTTCCACCTCACGGCGTGATCGAAATGGAGTCTGTGGGCAGTGTCGGTGAATTGCGTTTATTAGCGCCTTATTTGAAATCATCGCTAACTAAAGGCGTTACTGCGTTTATTCAACCGCCAGCGTTAATGAATCCACTCTTTCTGCACAGTATCGGCTTGGATATCAATCAAGTCTGGGTCATCACACCGGAGCATCAGCGTGATGCACTCTGGGCTGCGGAGCAGTGTCTAAAAAGTAGTGTGTGTAGCAATGTATTATTGTGGCAAGACGAGCTTGAAATCCATCAAGTCAAACGTCTACAGGTCGCCAGTGAGCAGGGCTCTTGCCCTCTGTTTATGTTGAAGCCAATCCGAGCAAACCGTCTATCCCTGCCTGTCTCACTCAGCCTCAAAGTACAAGGGAGTGAGCAAGGCGTAAGCGTTGAGGTATTAAAACGTAAAGGTGGCTGGAGCAAAGGTCAGGTCGAGATTAACTACCAGCATCATTACCCACAACTGGTCATGCCGCTTAAGACTCATACTCCATCGACAGTCGTAAATTTCCCGATGTTAAATCAAGGGTAA
- the sohB gene encoding protease SohB, translating to MEFLLDYGLFLAKIVTVVAAIIVILILVKSVGGKSGAAKGELEITNLSEQHKQSVEQLEHHLHDDAFLKARDKAIKKEEKEKNKSREKEIKQASKEGELDSKREPHLFVLDFKGSIDAKEVNSLREEITAILAVAREGDEILLRLESGGGMVHGYGLASSQLDRIKAAGLPLTIAVDKVAASGGYMMACVADKIVSAPFAIVGSIGVIAQIPNFNKLLKKHDIEYEQLTAGEYKRTLTMFGENTDKARDKFKQELEETHVLFKDFIRERRPSLELEKVATGEHWFGTQAKERGLVDEICTSDDLVVAACKDKTVLAVHYVPKKKLADKLAGVASKVADSVILKLAERGQKPIV from the coding sequence TTGGAATTTTTATTAGATTACGGTTTATTCTTGGCCAAGATTGTCACAGTCGTCGCTGCGATCATTGTCATTCTAATCCTGGTTAAATCGGTAGGTGGTAAATCAGGTGCTGCAAAAGGTGAACTTGAGATCACCAACCTTTCTGAGCAGCATAAACAGTCTGTTGAGCAATTAGAGCATCATTTACACGATGACGCTTTCCTCAAGGCTCGTGACAAAGCCATCAAGAAAGAAGAAAAAGAAAAGAACAAATCCCGCGAGAAAGAGATCAAACAAGCCAGTAAAGAAGGTGAGCTAGATAGCAAGCGCGAACCACACCTGTTTGTTCTTGACTTCAAAGGTAGCATTGATGCGAAAGAAGTGAATTCATTACGTGAAGAGATCACCGCCATTTTGGCTGTGGCTCGTGAAGGCGATGAAATCTTACTGCGTTTAGAGTCAGGTGGTGGCATGGTCCACGGCTACGGCTTGGCATCTTCTCAGCTTGATCGCATTAAAGCCGCTGGTTTGCCATTAACTATCGCCGTGGATAAAGTTGCGGCAAGTGGTGGTTATATGATGGCGTGTGTGGCAGATAAAATTGTCTCTGCACCATTTGCAATTGTTGGCTCAATTGGCGTGATCGCACAAATTCCAAACTTCAATAAGTTATTGAAGAAGCATGATATCGAGTACGAACAACTTACCGCAGGTGAGTACAAGCGTACCCTGACGATGTTTGGAGAAAACACCGACAAAGCTCGTGATAAATTCAAACAAGAGCTAGAAGAAACTCACGTACTGTTCAAAGACTTCATTCGTGAGCGCCGCCCAAGCTTAGAGCTAGAGAAAGTAGCGACTGGCGAACACTGGTTTGGTACTCAGGCAAAAGAGCGTGGGCTGGTCGATGAAATCTGCACGTCTGATGATCTCGTTGTTGCGGCATGCAAAGACAAGACAGTCTTAGCCGTTCACTACGTACCGAAGAAAAAACTGGCTGATAAGCTAGCGGGTGTTGCGAGCAAAGTGGCAGACAGTGTTATCTTAAAATTGGCTGAGCGTGGTCAAAAGCCAATCGTGTAA
- the rpsA gene encoding 30S ribosomal protein S1 — protein MTESFAQLFEEFLNETEFQQGSIVKGTVVAIENGFVLVDAGLKSESAIPAEQFKNAAGELEVEVGAEVDVALDAVEDGFGETQLSREKAKRHEAWIVLEKAYEEAETVVGIINGKVKGGFTVELNGIRAFLPGSLVDVRPIRDTAHLENKELEFKVIKLDQKRNNVVVSRRAVIESENSVERDELLETLQEGSEVKGIVKNLTDYGAFVDLGGVDGLLHITDMAWKRVKHPSEIVNVGDEIQVKVLKFDRERTRVSLGLKQLGEDPWVAIAKRYPEGHKLTGRVTNLTDYGCFVEIEEGVEGLVHVSEMDWTNKNIHPSKVVNVGDEVEVMVLEIDEERRRISLGLKQCKANPWQSFAEAQAKGDKVTGKIKSITDFGIFIGLEGGIDGLVHLSDISWNVAGEEAVREYKKGDEISAVVLAVDAERERISLGVKQMENDPFNAYVADNKKGTLVNATVTAVDAKGATVEIAEGVEGYIRASEVSRDRVEDASLILSAGDVVEAKFTGVDRKNRVINLSIKAKDEAEEQEAMASINKQDDNAFGNAMADAFKAAKGE, from the coding sequence ATGACTGAATCTTTTGCTCAACTCTTTGAAGAGTTTCTAAACGAAACAGAATTCCAACAAGGCAGCATCGTTAAAGGTACTGTAGTAGCTATCGAGAACGGTTTCGTTCTTGTTGACGCTGGTCTTAAGTCTGAATCTGCTATCCCTGCTGAACAGTTCAAGAACGCTGCTGGCGAACTTGAAGTTGAAGTTGGTGCTGAAGTAGACGTAGCTCTAGACGCTGTTGAAGATGGTTTCGGTGAAACTCAACTTTCTCGTGAGAAAGCTAAGCGTCACGAAGCTTGGATCGTACTTGAGAAAGCTTACGAAGAAGCTGAAACTGTTGTTGGTATCATCAACGGTAAAGTTAAAGGCGGTTTCACTGTTGAACTAAACGGTATCCGTGCTTTCCTTCCTGGCTCACTAGTAGACGTACGTCCAATCCGCGACACTGCTCACCTAGAAAACAAAGAGCTAGAGTTCAAAGTTATCAAACTTGACCAAAAACGTAACAACGTAGTTGTTTCACGTCGTGCAGTTATCGAATCTGAGAACAGCGTTGAGCGTGACGAGCTTCTAGAAACTCTACAAGAAGGTTCTGAAGTTAAAGGTATCGTTAAGAACCTTACTGACTACGGTGCGTTCGTTGACCTAGGTGGCGTTGACGGTCTTCTACATATCACAGATATGGCTTGGAAGCGCGTTAAGCACCCATCTGAAATCGTTAACGTTGGTGACGAGATCCAAGTTAAAGTTCTTAAGTTCGACCGTGAGCGTACTCGCGTATCACTAGGTCTTAAGCAACTAGGCGAAGATCCATGGGTAGCAATCGCTAAGCGTTACCCAGAAGGTCACAAACTAACTGGTCGCGTAACTAACCTAACTGACTACGGCTGCTTCGTTGAAATCGAAGAAGGCGTTGAAGGTCTAGTTCACGTTTCAGAAATGGATTGGACTAACAAGAACATCCACCCATCTAAAGTTGTTAATGTTGGCGACGAAGTTGAGGTTATGGTTCTTGAAATCGACGAAGAGCGTCGTCGTATCTCTCTAGGTCTGAAACAGTGTAAAGCTAACCCATGGCAGTCATTCGCTGAAGCACAAGCTAAAGGCGACAAAGTTACTGGTAAGATCAAGTCTATCACTGACTTCGGTATCTTCATCGGTCTAGAAGGCGGCATCGACGGTCTAGTTCACCTATCTGACATTTCTTGGAATGTTGCTGGCGAAGAAGCTGTACGTGAGTACAAGAAAGGCGACGAGATCTCTGCAGTTGTTCTAGCAGTAGACGCAGAGCGTGAGCGTATCTCTCTAGGCGTTAAGCAAATGGAAAACGACCCATTCAATGCTTACGTTGCAGACAACAAGAAAGGTACTCTAGTTAACGCTACTGTAACTGCTGTTGACGCTAAAGGTGCTACTGTTGAAATCGCAGAAGGCGTTGAAGGTTACATCCGTGCTTCTGAAGTATCTCGCGATCGCGTAGAAGATGCTTCTCTAATCCTAAGCGCTGGTGATGTTGTTGAAGCTAAGTTCACAGGTGTAGACCGTAAGAACCGCGTAATCAACCTATCTATCAAAGCTAAAGACGAAGCTGAAGAGCAAGAAGCAATGGCATCTATCAACAAGCAAGATGACAATGCATTCGGTAACGCAATGGCTGACGCTTTCAAAGCAGCTAAAGGCGAATAA
- the lapB gene encoding lipopolysaccharide assembly protein LapB, giving the protein MLELLFLLLPIAAAYGWYMGHRSAQQDKQKQSHQISRQYMTGLNLLLSDQSDKAVDHFIELLQVDNETIDTHLALGNLFRSRGEVDRAIRIHQNLISRSGLTLDQKNLALQQLAKDYMVSGFLDRAEKIFEQLVEEPEHREGALQQLVTIYQQTREWEKAIHYANQLAKMSNKRSRMRANIAHYWCEIAMLDQADGNKSKAVQHFKKALSEDPKCVRASIALGRMYLESEDYKQTIKYLTSILEQDKDFISDVLPTIAECYHHLGQEDELVEFLRACIDKKAGVSAELMLAQLVAHHESVGAAQELLTKQLLKNPTMKGFYRLIDYHIAEAEDGRAKDSLSTLQAMVGEQLKVKPHYRCRKCGFSTHSLYWHCPSCKGWGTIKPIRGLDGE; this is encoded by the coding sequence ATGCTTGAACTACTCTTCTTGTTATTGCCTATAGCTGCTGCGTATGGCTGGTATATGGGGCATCGCAGCGCTCAACAAGACAAGCAGAAGCAATCACATCAAATTTCTCGTCAATATATGACGGGTCTGAACTTACTGCTTTCTGATCAATCAGATAAAGCAGTAGACCACTTTATTGAATTGCTCCAAGTAGATAACGAAACCATAGATACCCACCTTGCGTTGGGTAATCTTTTTCGTTCTCGTGGAGAAGTCGACCGCGCAATTCGTATTCACCAAAATCTTATTTCCCGCTCGGGTCTGACTCTAGACCAGAAAAATCTCGCCCTTCAGCAACTTGCTAAAGACTACATGGTTTCTGGTTTTCTGGATCGTGCGGAAAAGATATTTGAACAGTTAGTCGAAGAGCCAGAACATCGAGAAGGTGCACTTCAGCAGCTTGTGACCATTTACCAGCAAACGCGTGAATGGGAAAAAGCGATTCACTACGCTAACCAGCTAGCAAAAATGAGTAATAAGCGCTCTAGAATGCGAGCGAATATTGCTCACTATTGGTGTGAAATTGCCATGCTAGATCAAGCTGATGGCAATAAGAGCAAAGCGGTTCAGCATTTCAAAAAAGCACTCTCGGAAGACCCAAAATGTGTGCGTGCCAGTATTGCTTTGGGCCGTATGTATTTAGAGTCGGAAGATTACAAACAAACCATTAAATACTTAACTTCAATCCTGGAGCAAGACAAAGACTTTATTAGCGATGTTTTGCCTACGATTGCAGAGTGCTACCACCACTTAGGGCAAGAAGATGAGCTGGTGGAATTCCTTCGGGCTTGTATCGATAAGAAAGCCGGAGTGTCAGCAGAATTAATGCTGGCACAGCTGGTTGCGCATCACGAAAGTGTGGGCGCAGCACAGGAGCTGTTGACCAAGCAGCTACTGAAAAATCCGACCATGAAAGGTTTCTACCGTCTGATTGATTACCATATTGCAGAGGCGGAAGATGGTCGTGCAAAAGACAGTCTTTCAACCTTACAAGCCATGGTTGGTGAACAGCTAAAAGTGAAACCTCATTATCGATGCAGAAAATGTGGTTTTTCTACTCATTCCCTGTATTGGCATTGCCCGTCTTGTAAGGGGTGGGGAACGATCAAACCAATCCGTGGATTGGATGGTGAGTAA
- the cmk gene encoding (d)CMP kinase: MSSQTPVVTVDGPSGAGKGTLCMLLAKKLGFQLLDSGAIYRVLALAAIHHGVDTESEDALVPLATHLDVQFIAEGDLVKVILEGEDVSGELRKEETGMAASKVAALPRVREALLRRQRAFETAPGLVADGRDMGTVVFPQAQAKIFLDASAEERANRRLKQLQDKGLDVRFADLLSEIQERDDRDRNRPVAPLRPAKDALVLDSTSMTIDEVVEKALQYIESKRVE; encoded by the coding sequence ATGTCCTCTCAAACTCCGGTTGTAACCGTAGATGGACCGAGTGGTGCAGGTAAAGGCACTTTGTGTATGTTGCTGGCGAAAAAGTTGGGTTTCCAACTCTTAGACTCTGGCGCGATTTATCGAGTACTTGCACTGGCTGCTATTCACCATGGTGTTGATACTGAGTCTGAGGACGCACTTGTCCCATTGGCTACACACCTAGATGTTCAATTTATCGCTGAAGGTGACTTGGTTAAGGTTATCTTAGAAGGCGAAGATGTCTCCGGTGAGCTTCGTAAAGAAGAAACGGGTATGGCTGCATCTAAAGTCGCTGCGCTACCACGTGTTCGTGAAGCATTATTGCGTCGTCAGCGTGCCTTTGAAACGGCACCAGGTTTGGTTGCTGATGGCCGTGATATGGGAACCGTTGTATTCCCACAAGCACAAGCGAAAATTTTCCTTGATGCGAGCGCAGAAGAGCGTGCAAATAGACGCCTTAAACAGTTGCAAGATAAAGGGTTAGATGTTAGATTTGCTGACCTTTTAAGCGAGATCCAAGAGCGTGACGATCGCGATCGTAACCGCCCAGTGGCGCCACTACGCCCTGCAAAGGATGCGCTTGTGCTAGATTCTACGTCGATGACTATCGACGAAGTGGTAGAAAAGGCACTACAATATATCGAATCGAAGCGAGTTGAGTAA
- a CDS encoding extracellular solute-binding protein encodes MTKKLPFSVLAILTATSFQLNAAELPANIEWTSNNNEPLFASEEAVHGGTYRTYIQSFPQTLRSVGPDANSGLRQYLMDGTPKMAQRHPNTGKWIPQLAKAWGFGEDNKTVYFQLDETAKWSDGEKITADDYVFMMQYYTSKDIIDPWYNDFFTNSIVSVEKIDDYTIRVNLAVAQSHDSLMVMINMPSNGFQPRPKHFFEGEKDENNDGMPDNFVRKYNFKAEPTAAPYYLDQIKKGKSVTFKHVGEDWWGYNNRYYKNRYNVDKVRITVIRDPDIALKHFEKGNLDYFEMVLPNYWHDKTNTDVYKNGYIEKYWGFNQAPQGAGGVWMNTAMPLLDNLEVRKGIMVATDFDGMIENIMRGDYSRKPHGLGFGHGEYDDPNNAPPKFDVAAAVKHFEKAGFDTVGADGIRVNDKGQRLSFAITYGYNSWTPRIAYLKEQAKLAGLEFTLNLVDGSSAFKYILEKKHQLAFLNMGSGEIPAYWEYLHSDNANKPQTNAHTNFSSPELDKLIEAYDSEFDQQKRYELSHQIQDYVTKANIIVPGYMVPYSRVAHWRWVKIPKDGMTKATEWVLHPMDIGNFWIDPDVKKETEKAMNDGKTFPEVSVVDDRYKL; translated from the coding sequence ATGACCAAGAAACTGCCATTTTCAGTATTAGCAATACTAACGGCGACCAGTTTTCAGCTGAATGCGGCTGAATTGCCAGCCAATATTGAATGGACTTCAAACAACAATGAGCCTCTGTTCGCTTCAGAAGAAGCGGTTCATGGCGGCACTTATCGCACTTATATTCAAAGCTTCCCACAAACATTACGTAGTGTTGGCCCTGATGCAAACTCAGGCTTACGCCAATACCTGATGGATGGTACGCCAAAAATGGCGCAACGCCATCCAAATACGGGCAAATGGATTCCGCAACTTGCTAAGGCATGGGGATTTGGTGAAGATAATAAAACGGTTTATTTTCAGCTAGATGAAACCGCAAAATGGTCGGATGGTGAGAAGATTACTGCCGACGATTACGTCTTTATGATGCAGTACTACACATCGAAAGACATCATTGACCCTTGGTACAATGACTTCTTTACCAACAGTATCGTGAGTGTCGAAAAGATTGATGACTACACCATCCGAGTGAACCTTGCTGTTGCTCAAAGCCATGACTCCCTGATGGTGATGATCAATATGCCTAGTAATGGCTTCCAGCCTCGTCCGAAACATTTCTTCGAAGGTGAAAAAGACGAAAATAATGATGGCATGCCAGACAACTTCGTACGCAAATACAACTTCAAAGCGGAACCAACCGCAGCCCCTTACTACTTGGATCAAATCAAAAAAGGTAAAAGCGTTACCTTTAAACATGTTGGTGAAGACTGGTGGGGTTACAACAATCGTTACTACAAGAACCGTTACAACGTAGATAAAGTACGCATTACCGTCATTCGTGACCCGGATATCGCGCTTAAGCACTTTGAAAAAGGAAATCTAGATTACTTTGAAATGGTGCTACCTAACTATTGGCACGATAAGACCAACACCGATGTTTATAAAAACGGTTATATCGAGAAATATTGGGGTTTCAACCAAGCACCACAAGGTGCTGGTGGTGTTTGGATGAACACAGCAATGCCATTGCTTGATAACCTTGAAGTGCGTAAAGGCATCATGGTTGCGACCGATTTTGACGGTATGATTGAGAATATCATGCGCGGTGACTACTCGCGTAAGCCACATGGCCTTGGTTTTGGCCATGGTGAGTATGACGATCCGAATAATGCACCACCGAAGTTTGATGTAGCTGCAGCCGTGAAACATTTTGAGAAAGCCGGGTTTGATACTGTTGGGGCGGATGGTATTCGTGTGAACGACAAGGGCCAGCGCCTGAGCTTTGCGATTACTTATGGCTACAACTCCTGGACGCCACGCATTGCTTACCTCAAGGAGCAAGCGAAGTTGGCAGGTCTTGAATTTACCTTAAACCTGGTAGACGGTTCATCTGCGTTTAAATATATCCTGGAGAAGAAACATCAACTGGCTTTCTTGAACATGGGGTCGGGTGAGATTCCAGCATACTGGGAATACCTCCACTCAGATAATGCGAACAAACCTCAGACGAACGCACACACTAACTTCAGCAGCCCAGAGCTGGATAAGTTGATTGAGGCGTATGACTCAGAATTTGATCAGCAAAAACGTTATGAACTGTCCCACCAGATTCAAGACTATGTGACCAAAGCAAATATTATTGTCCCTGGTTACATGGTGCCTTATTCACGTGTGGCTCATTGGCGTTGGGTGAAAATTCCAAAAGATGGCATGACAAAAGCGACAGAATGGGTCCTTCATCCAATGGATATTGGTAACTTCTGGATTGATCCTGACGTGAAAAAAGAAACGGAAAAGGCGATGAACGACGGAAAAACATTCCCTGAAGTTAGCGTTGTTGATGACCGTTACAAGTTGTAG
- a CDS encoding Y-family DNA polymerase, giving the protein MSLWIYLHFPRLQLDTLFSGNQEQPVVIVESQRCRIIQYNDVAEQQGIKLNMGLGSAASLCRDLQVHPHHPQTELKKLQEVAQWLYLITSDVVLMPNQGLLLRATPMLSLYDGLQNYWHKVSAHLATLKLSVQFGCGFSPLSAKLMALSGSNQLIEDKASIQQSLSSLPLTLTDLSTVTVDKLQRVGVSTLQDLLELPLQDIARRFDIDLVNYVGRLTGQFKHPVDFYHPTESFRVYLELLFELENVQWIEKPLAKLLKQLETFLKLRDKVAFELCLTLHQRDKHTQSVPLTSAQGDYLCHRWQQLASLSLESLALNGPVIGLTLQVIRQGEPISSACDLFAGQKGQMHPLELLSLLQAKMGKHSVLKPDIAYDPRPEKACQYRSADEPDVALSSIPQLLRPAMQLPRPMPLQEQVSLVHGPERIVSGWWDGDEIMRDYYIAHTKQGRWLWVFRDQYKHWFLHGFFC; this is encoded by the coding sequence ATGTCTTTATGGATCTACTTACACTTCCCTCGTCTGCAATTGGACACACTTTTTAGTGGCAACCAAGAACAGCCTGTAGTGATAGTCGAAAGCCAGCGTTGTCGCATCATTCAATACAACGATGTTGCTGAGCAGCAAGGCATCAAGCTAAATATGGGATTGGGCAGCGCTGCGTCTTTATGTCGAGACTTACAAGTCCACCCTCACCATCCCCAAACTGAACTGAAGAAATTGCAGGAGGTTGCCCAGTGGCTATATCTGATCACGTCTGATGTGGTTCTGATGCCAAATCAGGGGCTCCTGCTACGCGCAACACCCATGCTCAGCCTCTATGATGGGTTGCAAAACTACTGGCACAAAGTCTCCGCCCACCTCGCCACACTAAAACTGAGTGTGCAGTTTGGCTGTGGGTTTTCTCCATTATCAGCCAAACTCATGGCACTGTCTGGAAGTAACCAGTTGATTGAAGACAAAGCGTCTATTCAACAATCACTCTCCTCTTTGCCACTCACACTGACAGATTTATCCACTGTGACGGTGGATAAATTGCAGCGTGTTGGCGTAAGTACTTTACAAGACCTGCTTGAGTTACCGCTGCAGGATATCGCTCGCCGTTTTGATATTGATTTAGTGAACTATGTAGGTCGTCTGACTGGCCAATTTAAACACCCTGTCGATTTTTATCATCCAACAGAATCATTCAGGGTGTATTTGGAGTTGCTGTTTGAGCTAGAAAATGTTCAGTGGATTGAGAAGCCCTTGGCCAAACTGCTGAAGCAACTCGAAACCTTTCTAAAATTAAGAGACAAAGTTGCTTTTGAGCTTTGCTTAACGCTCCACCAGCGAGATAAACACACACAGTCGGTGCCGCTTACCTCAGCACAAGGCGACTACTTATGCCACCGCTGGCAACAACTCGCCAGTTTGAGCCTGGAGTCTCTGGCACTCAATGGCCCTGTGATTGGCCTGACTTTACAGGTCATTCGCCAAGGTGAACCAATCAGCAGCGCTTGCGACCTCTTTGCGGGGCAGAAAGGCCAAATGCATCCGTTAGAGCTGCTCTCTTTGTTGCAAGCAAAAATGGGAAAACACTCCGTACTCAAGCCTGATATTGCCTACGACCCAAGGCCAGAAAAAGCCTGCCAATACCGTTCGGCCGATGAACCCGATGTCGCGCTTTCTTCGATTCCTCAGTTGCTGCGTCCGGCAATGCAGTTACCGAGACCAATGCCGCTCCAAGAACAGGTCTCTCTGGTACACGGACCAGAACGAATTGTTTCAGGGTGGTGGGATGGCGATGAAATCATGCGTGATTACTACATTGCACACACCAAGCAAGGTCGCTGGTTATGGGTGTTCCGCGATCAATACAAACATTGGTTTCTTCATGGATTTTTTTGTTAA